A single Crateriforma conspicua DNA region contains:
- a CDS encoding BatA domain-containing protein yields MTFLQPWMLWALPLVALPIIIHLINQRRFQTTPWAAMSFLLAANRMSRGYAKLRRYLILAARTLVVAGLIFAVARPLSSGWLGTTIGSRVDTTLILLDRSPSMGQITPGGRTKLETLTRRLVESLNTIRSDRYVWIDTNQEQILELENPEQLIELSAADTDAATTDTADLLEAAAKYIRENQPGSVDCWIVSDLRRSDWNVDSGRWNAINRSLRQISQPVRFHLLTDAASAPNNRSLRVQSATVASAAKGPDPTETPGAGELRLSFTIRQVGVSSNDSARRELPIELDLNGARSKFNVRQTGELTEINQWAVPLDAGQRTGWGKLSIPADTNASDNEYYFVYGSPVIRKSIVVTEDAVDGDTETARPLLLAAGISTTPEIRCESVAMTPNDLAKADLDDVALVLWTGPLPPESTQALLDPFLRRGGRLICFAPDSGGDEDPGIAWAGLSWGEALQHESDVQVGRWIGDHDLLSGVRSGDSLPVGDLKIRWHRPVLGDQIGLAHLPDGAPIIARSIADVPGVYFIGTGISADQSSLARDGVVLYALIQRALADGADTLGLTQQLTAGQNQSDTDTWQRLTGPNVGRSTTYSLHRGVYQDDDRFIAINRGESEDIEATVSNDQLDRIFAGLRYDRIENVGGSTDSLIQEVWRTFLVLMMIAFAAEALLCLPRIRRTSAPASSGRVTGGRGRGAGFDQKGATT; encoded by the coding sequence ATGACGTTTCTGCAGCCCTGGATGCTGTGGGCACTGCCGCTGGTTGCTTTGCCCATCATCATCCATTTGATCAATCAACGCCGATTCCAAACAACACCTTGGGCGGCGATGTCTTTTTTGCTGGCCGCCAATCGCATGTCGCGCGGCTATGCCAAGCTGCGTCGCTACTTGATCTTGGCCGCTCGCACATTAGTTGTGGCCGGTCTGATCTTCGCCGTGGCTCGACCGCTAAGCAGTGGTTGGCTGGGCACAACGATCGGCAGCCGTGTTGATACAACACTGATCTTGCTAGACCGTTCACCCAGCATGGGTCAGATCACGCCCGGTGGACGCACCAAGCTGGAAACGCTGACCCGCCGCTTGGTCGAATCGTTGAACACCATTCGATCGGATCGCTATGTGTGGATCGACACCAACCAAGAACAAATCTTGGAACTGGAGAATCCCGAACAGTTGATCGAGTTGTCGGCAGCCGACACGGATGCGGCGACAACCGACACGGCCGATCTGCTGGAAGCCGCGGCCAAGTACATTCGCGAAAACCAACCGGGCAGTGTGGATTGTTGGATCGTGTCGGACTTGCGACGCAGCGACTGGAACGTCGACAGCGGACGTTGGAATGCGATCAATCGGTCGCTGCGGCAGATCAGCCAACCGGTTCGATTCCATCTGTTGACCGATGCGGCATCCGCACCGAACAACCGCAGCCTACGCGTGCAATCGGCCACCGTCGCGTCAGCAGCCAAGGGCCCCGACCCAACGGAAACGCCCGGGGCCGGTGAACTACGTCTGTCCTTCACGATCCGGCAAGTGGGCGTGTCTAGCAATGATTCCGCTCGTCGCGAACTGCCGATCGAACTGGACCTGAACGGTGCACGCAGCAAATTCAACGTTCGACAGACCGGCGAATTAACCGAGATCAACCAGTGGGCCGTGCCTCTGGACGCGGGGCAACGAACCGGTTGGGGAAAGCTATCCATCCCCGCAGACACCAATGCGTCCGACAATGAGTATTACTTCGTCTACGGCAGCCCGGTGATTCGAAAGTCGATTGTGGTGACCGAGGATGCCGTCGATGGGGACACCGAAACGGCGCGGCCGCTGTTGCTTGCCGCGGGCATTTCCACCACCCCGGAAATCCGCTGCGAATCGGTCGCGATGACCCCAAACGACTTGGCGAAAGCCGATCTGGATGATGTCGCATTGGTCCTATGGACCGGGCCGCTGCCGCCGGAAAGCACACAAGCTTTATTGGATCCTTTTTTGCGCCGCGGCGGACGCCTGATTTGCTTTGCCCCTGATTCCGGTGGCGATGAAGATCCAGGCATTGCCTGGGCGGGGCTTTCTTGGGGCGAAGCCTTGCAACACGAAAGCGACGTCCAGGTCGGTCGCTGGATCGGTGACCATGATCTTCTGTCAGGCGTCCGCAGCGGTGACTCATTGCCGGTTGGCGACCTAAAGATCCGCTGGCATCGCCCCGTGTTGGGTGATCAAATCGGCTTGGCCCACCTGCCCGACGGCGCCCCGATCATCGCCCGATCGATCGCCGATGTCCCCGGCGTTTACTTCATCGGCACGGGGATATCCGCGGACCAATCGTCGTTGGCTCGTGATGGAGTTGTTTTGTATGCATTGATCCAACGTGCGTTGGCCGATGGAGCCGACACGTTGGGACTGACCCAACAATTGACCGCGGGGCAAAACCAATCGGACACGGACACCTGGCAGCGGTTGACCGGTCCGAATGTGGGTCGATCGACGACCTATTCGTTGCACCGAGGCGTTTATCAAGACGACGACCGATTCATCGCAATCAATCGTGGCGAATCCGAAGACATCGAAGCGACCGTTTCCAACGATCAACTGGATCGCATCTTCGCGGGTCTTCGTTACGACCGGATTGAAAACGTGGGCGGGTCGACCGACAGCTTGATCCAGGAAGTTTGGCGAACGTTCCTGGTGTTGATGATGATTGCCTTTGCGGCCGAGGCACTGCTATGCCTGCCTCGAATCCGCCGAACGTCGGCCCCGGCATCCAGCGGACGTGTCACCGGTGGCCGGGGTCGCGGCGCCGGCTTTGATCAGAAGGGGGCGACCACATGA